The DNA window TCCAAGCCGGTGATGCACGACAAGCGGCACATCGGCTATGTCATCATCACCGGCGAAACCGCGCAGGAACTAGTGGATCGTCTCGCCTTTGTGCTCGACGCTGATAACTTCACCGACTATACCGCCGTCCCTGTTCTCGGCAATCCAGCCGGCAAGCATGGCGGCTTCAATAGCCTCGTTACCCGCGTCCGTCTGGCCTATGCTGCTCTCCAGAGCAGTCCAGCCAAGCAGTTTGCCAAGAGTCAAATTCTCGTCGAACAGCGAGGACGCAAAAGCGCACCGGCTGAGATGCGCGTCAAAAGCGACCGAGATCGGCAAACGCCGAAGTAGCCGTATGGTGAAGAACTCGACGCGACCCATGACTACCCCTCTAAGCTAGAGGGGTAGTCTGACTCTTCAACCTTGTGCCGGGAATGCGGCAAAAAGGATCGGCTGTTACTCCAGCCGGCGCCGGCCTGTCGGGCGAAAGAATCGCATTGAATGATTTGGTTTGTCAAATGGGCAATCCCCCGCATAAGACGGGTTCAAACCGTGAACAAAGTCTGGCATGGTGCCTGTCATGCCGATCATCTCCCCTATCCCGATCAACCCTCTCATCGACGGTCGCCAGTCCGAACGCGCCATGCTGGTGCGGCGCGGCGTGCAGCGACTGCTGATGGACATGGGCGCGCATGTGCTGCCCGAACTGTCGCTGGCCACCGGCCGCCGCGCCGACCTCGTGGCGCTGACCCGGCAGGGCGACATCTGGATCATCGAGATCAAATCCTCGATCGAGGATTTTCGGGTCGACCGCAAATGGCCGGACTACCGGCTGCACTCCGACCGCTTCTTCTTCGCCACCCATCCCGGCGTACCCTCCGAGATCTTTCCCGAGGAGTGCGGTTTCATCCTCTCCGACGGCTACGGCGCCGAGATCCTGCGCGATGCGCCCGAGCACCGCATGGCGGCGGCAACGCGCAAGGCGCTGATGCTGCGGATCGCACGGGCCGGAGCCTCTCGGCTGCTGGCGGCGGAACTTGCCGGCGTGTCGGTGCCGGCGCTGGAGGGTGAGAGCGAGTAGGTTTTCGCCCTACTCTTCGCTCTCTTCCAACCCACCAACCGCCGGCGCCATCAACAGCACGGCAGCACCGAGGATGGCGGCGATGAAGGAGCCGGCGAGGATGCCGACCTTGACCGCGTCCTGCAACGCCACGTCACTGGCGAAGGCGAGCAGGCCGATGAACAGGCTCATGGTGAAGCCGATGCCGCACAGCAGCGAGATGCCGATCATGTGCGACCAGCCGGCATTGGCCGGCAGGTCGGCAAGACCGAACCGGATGGCAAGTGCCGAGGAGCCGAACACGCCGACCAGCTTGCCGATAACCAGGCCGGCGGCGACACCCAGCGTCAACGGCTCGATCAGCGCGCCAAAGCTCAGGCCGGCGAGCGAAACGCCGGCATTGGCAAAGCCGAAGATCGGGATGACGACAAAGGGCACTATCTTGTGCAGGCCGTGCTCGAGCCGGTGCAGCGGCGAATGGTCGAGGTCGTGGGCGATCCCGGCGGAGCGTTCGAGCGGAATGGTCAGCGCCAGCGCAACGCCGGCAAGGGTGGCATGGACCCCGGATTTCAGCACCAGAACCCACAGGATCACGCCGAGCACGAGATAGGGAACCAGCGTCATCACCCGCATGCGGTTGAGCACGACGAGCACGGCAATGACGGCAAAGGCAGCACCCAGATAAGCGAGCGACAGGCCGCTGGTGTAGAAGATGGCGATGATGATGACGGCGCCGAGATCGTCGATGATGGCAAGCGCGGTGAGGAAGACCTTCAGCGAGGCCGGCACGCGACTGCCGAGCAGCGACAGCACGCCGAGCGCGAAGGCGATGTCGGTGGCGGTCGGGATCGCCCAGCCGGACAGTGCCGCCGTATTGTTGCGGTTGATCGCGACATAGACGAGCGCGGGCACCAGCATGCCGCCGGCGGCGGCAATGCCGGGCAGGACGCGTCGCGGCCAGGTCGAGAGCTGGCCGTCCAGCACCTCGCGCTTGATCTCCAGCCCAACGAGCAGGAAGAACACAGCCATCAGCCCGTCATTGACCCAGTGCGAGACGCTGAGCGGGCCGAGATAGGCATGGAGCGCGGAAAAGTAGGTTTCGGCGAGCGGCGAATTGGCAACGATCAGCGCCAGGGCGGCGGCTACCATCAGGATAATGCCGCCAGCCGCTTCGCCATCGAGGAATTCGCGGAAGACGGAAACCGGCCGCTGTTTCAAGTCCTGCATGTCGCCTCCGTTAAGCAGCTAATTTCGACTTTGCTGCATTACCCTTTTTACAGGCGTTTGCGCTGCCCCTCACCTGCCTGCCGGCATCCTCTCCCCGTATAGTGACGGGGAGAGGGACGCTGTCATCACCGATTTCGCCAATCACCAACGTCGCAAGAAGGGCGCCGACATGGCGGCCAGCCCCCTTCTCCCCGTCACTATACGGGGAGAAGTGCCCGGCAGGGCGATGAGGGGCGGCGCTGACTTCGATAATTGATGGCCTCCACCACGAATTGGAAAATCGGCCCGAGGCGATTGCCCTGCGTGTCCTGCGATCTAGCGCGGCGCGCGCTTGGCCAGGATCCGCTGCAAGGTGCGGCGATGCATGTTGAGCCGGCGCGCCGTCTCGGAGACATTGCGCTCGCACATTTCATAGACGCGCTGGATATGCTCCCAGCGGACGCGGTCGGCCGACATCGGGTTTTCCGGCGGCGCCGCGCGCTCGCCGGCGGTGCGGGTGAGTGCGGCGAAGATGTCATCGGCGTCGGCGGGCTTGGAGAGATAATCGACAGCACCGAGCTTCACCGCCGTCACCGCGGTGGCGATGTTGCCGTAGCCGGTCAGGATGATGGTGCGGGAATCCTGACGCTTTTCGCGGATGGCCGCGACCACGTCGAGGCCGTTGCCGTCGCCGAGCCGCATGTCCACCACGGCATAGGCGGGCGGATTGGCGCGCGCCTTGGCAACCGCCTCCTCGACGCTCTCGGCCGTCTCGACCACGAAGCCCCTGGTTTCCATGGCGCGGGCCAGGCGCGTGAGGAACGGCTTGTCGTCATCGACGATAAGCAGCGAGGTGTCCTCGCCTTCAACCATTGCGCCAATATTTTCGTCGCCTGTCATAGTCTCAAAATTCCTGCTGCCTTAATTTTACGCAGATATAGTTCCTGAGCCTCATTGTCCAATTTTTAGAGCTGCTTCAAGGCTCTCAGGCGGTGTCGAACATGCTGGCCGAAGTGATTTCCGGATTGAGGAACACACCACGCGGCCACGATATCTGTACCACGGCGCCCTCGCCCAGACCGCTCGAATTGCGAAAATCGAGCGTCGCGCCCGAGCGTTCGAGCAGGGTCTTGGCAATGAACAGGCCGAGCCCCAGGCCGCCGCCGGCTTCATTGCCCTGACGCGTCGACATATAGGGTTCGCCGATACGGTCGATGATCTCGGCCGGAAAGCCGGGCCCGTCATCGATGATCGAGAAGGTCACAGCGGCGTCATCCCAGCTCCAGCGCACGGTGACGCTCTTGCGGGCGAAATCGACGGCATTCTCGACCAGATTGCCGAGGCCGTAGATGACGCCCGGGTTGCGGCGACCGACCGGCTCCGGCCCGATGCGTTCGCCGGGCCGAAGCTTGATCGAGATGCCGAAATCGCGGTGCGGCGCGGTGACCTCCTCGACAAGCGAGGTCAATGGCAGCCGCGAAAGATGCGCCTCGCCCTCGGAGGACAGGCTGGTCAGCCGCTTGAGGATCTCGCGGCAGCGCTCGCTTTGCGAGCGCAACAGCTTCACGTCTTCCCCGTATTTCGGATCCTTGCCGAGCGCCTTTTCCATCTCCTTGGCGACAAGCGCAATGGTGGCAAGCGGCGTACCGAGCTCGTGCGCGGCCGCCGCGGCTAGCCCATCGAGCGCCGAAAGGTGCTGCTCGCGCTGCAGCACCAGCTCGGTGGCGGCAAGCGCATTGGCCAGAAGCCGGGCTTCGGCAGCCACCCGGAAGGCGTATATGGCGGTGAAGGCGATCGAGGACAGCACCGCCATCCATATGCCGGCGACATAGATGAAGGGCATCGCCAGCGGCGCGCCCTCATACCAGGGCAGCGGCAGATGGACAAAGACCAGCAAGGTCGCCGCCGACATCACCAGCCCGCCGAGGATGGCGGTCAGGCGCAGGGGCAGCGATGTCGCCGAAATGACGACAGGCACGGTCATCAGCAGCGAGAACGGGTTGGTGAGGCCGCCGGTCATGTAGAGCAAGCCGGCAAGCTGCAGGCTGTCGAAGATGAGGATGCCAAAGGCCGCGATCGGCGTGAGCCGATGCGCCGCCGGAAACCGGAAGGCGAGGAACAGGTTCATCCAGGCCGAACAGGCGATCAGGGCGAAGCACAGGCTGACCGGCAGCGGAAACTTCAGGCCATAGGCGACGACGAGCACCGCCAGGCTCTGACCGACAATGGCAAGCCAGCGCAGCCGGATCAGCGTGTTGAGGCGCAGTCTCTGGCTCTGCTGGAAATCGGGCGAACGCAAAACGTTGATCATGGCCATGAATTACAGCCGCGAGACGGGAAGCGCTAGGTACCTCTGGGTTTTGCGCGGGCGGTGGCAGTGGCGAGCAGCGGGTTTTCCGGCCAGACATGCTTGGGATAGCGGCCGCGCATGTCGGCGCGCACATCGGCCCAGGAGCCGCGCCAGAAGCCGGGCAGGTCGCGTGTCGTCTGGATCGGCCGGTGCGCCGGCGACAGGAGTTCGAGCGTCAAAGGCACGCTGCCATTGGCGATGGCGGGGTGGCGGTCGAGGCCGAACAGCTCCTGCACGCGAACCGCCAGCACCGGCCATTCGCCGTCATAGCGGATCGGCACATGGCTGCCCGACGGGGCATCGAAATGGGTTGGCGCCAGCGTATCGATCCTGCGCTGCAGATCATGCGGTACGAGTGTGGCCAGTCCGGCCGAGACAACGCCCGCATCGATGGCGGCAAACGATGCCGCGCCGGCGAGGTAAGGCAGAAGCCAGTCGTCGAGGCGCTCGATGAGGGCGGCATCCGTCATATCGGGCCACGGCGCGCCAAGGCCGCGATGCAGCCAGCCAAGCCGCTGGCGCAGCGTTTGCGCCTCCTTGCTCCAGGTCAGCAGCGACAGTCCATGCTCGCGCACCGCATCTGCTATGGCGCGATCGGCGTCAGCACCGGTTGGCGGCGGCAGCATACGCTCGGCAAGGGTGATGGCGCCGAGGCGCACTGTTTCGCGCACACGCACGGCGCGCTTGTCGCGATCAAAACTGGTTTCACGGCGCGTCTCGATCCTGGCCGCCAGTACAGCGCGGACATCGTCCTCGCTGATGGCTGTTGCCGCCGTGATGCGCGCATTCTGCGCCTTGCCCTGCAGGTCGGCGACGACCAGAAACGGCTCGCCCGCCAGCGCGTCGGCGGCGTCGAGCATGGCGCCGGAGCCATTGGCCAGCACGAAGCGGCCGCGCTCGCCGCGCGCCTTGGCCACCCGATCCGGCCAGGCGTGGACGAGCAGGGGTCCGGCGCCACCCTCCCCCTTGTGGGGAGGGTCGGCGAGCGCGTCTTGCGCAGCAAGGCGCGGGAGACGGGGTGGGGGTGCCGAGCTCGGCCTACCCCCACCCCGCTCCGCTTCGCGGATCGACGTGCCGGGGCGAGCCACGGGTCTCGCCCGTCCTTCGGACCCCCACAAGGGGGAGGGTGAAGAGGCCTGTCTCGCCAGCCGTTCGGCGAGCTGTTTCGCGGCGGTAGCGCGCGGCGATCTTTCCCCGCGAAAGCGCATCAGCCGCCGCTCCAGATCGGCGCCGTCGCCACCAAGACCGCGCTCGGTGAGCAGCACAGCAAGTATCGCTGCCGCGAAAGCATGGCCGCTCTTCGCTGCCTCGGCGACCATATGCGCCAACCGCACCGGCAGAGCGAGCTTGCGCATCGCAGCACCGGCATCCGTCAGGCGCCCTGCCTCGTCGATGGCATCCAGCGCGCGTAGCAGCGCCCTTGCCTCATTGAGCGCCGGAGCGGGCGGCGGATCGAGAAAGGCGAGCCCTGTCGGATCGGCAACGCCAAAGGCGGCGCAGTCTAGCAGCAGGCCTGACAGGTCGGCCTCGAGGATCTCCG is part of the Mesorhizobium loti genome and encodes:
- the nhaA gene encoding Na+/H+ antiporter NhaA is translated as MQDLKQRPVSVFREFLDGEAAGGIILMVAAALALIVANSPLAETYFSALHAYLGPLSVSHWVNDGLMAVFFLLVGLEIKREVLDGQLSTWPRRVLPGIAAAGGMLVPALVYVAINRNNTAALSGWAIPTATDIAFALGVLSLLGSRVPASLKVFLTALAIIDDLGAVIIIAIFYTSGLSLAYLGAAFAVIAVLVVLNRMRVMTLVPYLVLGVILWVLVLKSGVHATLAGVALALTIPLERSAGIAHDLDHSPLHRLEHGLHKIVPFVVIPIFGFANAGVSLAGLSFGALIEPLTLGVAAGLVIGKLVGVFGSSALAIRFGLADLPANAGWSHMIGISLLCGIGFTMSLFIGLLAFASDVALQDAVKVGILAGSFIAAILGAAVLLMAPAVGGLEESEE
- a CDS encoding MmcB family DNA repair protein, which gives rise to MPIISPIPINPLIDGRQSERAMLVRRGVQRLLMDMGAHVLPELSLATGRRADLVALTRQGDIWIIEIKSSIEDFRVDRKWPDYRLHSDRFFFATHPGVPSEIFPEECGFILSDGYGAEILRDAPEHRMAAATRKALMLRIARAGASRLLAAELAGVSVPALEGESE
- the hrpB gene encoding ATP-dependent helicase HrpB; the protein is MTTKPLPELPVSAVLPALNEALGHGNSAVLVAPPGAGKTTLVPLALLDASWLGAGKIVLLEPRRLAARAAARRMAQLLDEEPGATVGYAMRMENRISAKTRILVVTEGVLARMILDDPELPGISAVIFDEFHERSLDGDFGLALALDVQGALRPDLRVLVMSATLDGARVAKLLSGAPVIESEGRAFPVDIRYDERPAGTTIEDAMAKAIRAALADESGSVLAFLPGQREIERTAERLAGRIGADTDIVPLYGMLDGKAQDAAIKPPPAGRRKVVLATSIAETSITIDGVRVVIDSGLSRLPRYEPASGLTRLETVRVSKASADQRAGRAGRTQAGIAIRLWRAEQTAALPAFTPPEILEADLSGLLLDCAAFGVADPTGLAFLDPPPAPALNEARALLRALDAIDEAGRLTDAGAAMRKLALPVRLAHMVAEAAKSGHAFAAAILAVLLTERGLGGDGADLERRLMRFRGERSPRATAAKQLAERLARQASSPSPLWGSEGRARPVARPGTSIREAERGGGRPSSAPPPRLPRLAAQDALADPPHKGEGGAGPLLVHAWPDRVAKARGERGRFVLANGSGAMLDAADALAGEPFLVVADLQGKAQNARITAATAISEDDVRAVLAARIETRRETSFDRDKRAVRVRETVRLGAITLAERMLPPPTGADADRAIADAVREHGLSLLTWSKEAQTLRQRLGWLHRGLGAPWPDMTDAALIERLDDWLLPYLAGAASFAAIDAGVVSAGLATLVPHDLQRRIDTLAPTHFDAPSGSHVPIRYDGEWPVLAVRVQELFGLDRHPAIANGSVPLTLELLSPAHRPIQTTRDLPGFWRGSWADVRADMRGRYPKHVWPENPLLATATARAKPRGT
- a CDS encoding ActS/PrrB/RegB family redox-sensitive histidine kinase, which produces MAMINVLRSPDFQQSQRLRLNTLIRLRWLAIVGQSLAVLVVAYGLKFPLPVSLCFALIACSAWMNLFLAFRFPAAHRLTPIAAFGILIFDSLQLAGLLYMTGGLTNPFSLLMTVPVVISATSLPLRLTAILGGLVMSAATLLVFVHLPLPWYEGAPLAMPFIYVAGIWMAVLSSIAFTAIYAFRVAAEARLLANALAATELVLQREQHLSALDGLAAAAAHELGTPLATIALVAKEMEKALGKDPKYGEDVKLLRSQSERCREILKRLTSLSSEGEAHLSRLPLTSLVEEVTAPHRDFGISIKLRPGERIGPEPVGRRNPGVIYGLGNLVENAVDFARKSVTVRWSWDDAAVTFSIIDDGPGFPAEIIDRIGEPYMSTRQGNEAGGGLGLGLFIAKTLLERSGATLDFRNSSGLGEGAVVQISWPRGVFLNPEITSASMFDTA
- a CDS encoding ActR/PrrA/RegA family redox response regulator transcription factor produces the protein MVEGEDTSLLIVDDDKPFLTRLARAMETRGFVVETAESVEEAVAKARANPPAYAVVDMRLGDGNGLDVVAAIREKRQDSRTIILTGYGNIATAVTAVKLGAVDYLSKPADADDIFAALTRTAGERAAPPENPMSADRVRWEHIQRVYEMCERNVSETARRLNMHRRTLQRILAKRAPR